From Neodiprion pinetum isolate iyNeoPine1 chromosome 7, iyNeoPine1.2, whole genome shotgun sequence, a single genomic window includes:
- the LOC138191287 gene encoding uncharacterized protein, which yields MADLPKSRVDNAPPFYHTGVDYFGPILAKEKKHRNRSSIKVYGCVLICMSTKAIHVEIASDLSTDAFIAASRRFVSRRGIPGHIYSDNGTNFVGANSQLREFYAVRESDDFHSQLYELTSTRKIEWHFNPPLSPHFGGI from the coding sequence ATGGCCGACTTGCCAAAATCTAGAGTAGACAATGCACCGCCGTTCTACCACACGGGAGTAGATTATTTCGGTCCGATACtcgcaaaagaaaagaaacatcgGAATCGGAGCAGCATTAAAGTCTACGGCTGCGTACTTATTTGCATGTCGACTAAAGCTATTCATGTCGAGATCGCAAGCGATCTGTCAACAGACGCATTCATAGCGGCTTCACGACGATTCGTCAGTCGTCGGGGCATTCCGGGCCATATCTATTCGGACAATGGGACGAATTTCGTCGGCGCGAACAGTCAACTTCGTGAATTTTACGCTGTCAGAGAGTCCGATGACTTCCATTCTCAACTGTACGAACTTACGTCGACCAGAAAAATTGAGTGGCATTTCAACCCGCCCCTCTCACCTCATTTCGGGGGTATCTGA